From Hirundo rustica isolate bHirRus1 chromosome 1, bHirRus1.pri.v3, whole genome shotgun sequence, a single genomic window includes:
- the RHPN1 gene encoding rhophilin-1 isoform X7 yields MASHCRRAGTDEGHQQPQGEGNGGSGAELRQLQPAAPEGGAGGAQQQRGCVPERQAMRTPSRNEAGLELLMEYYNQLYFLDSRFFPPTKTLGVFFHWYDSLTGVPSHQRALAFEKGSVLFNLGALHTQIGARQDRASLPGLNQAIDAFQKAAGAFNYLKENFSNAPSLDMSAASLTMLVRLMVAQVQECVFEKMTLLRAQNDFLARLQLAQEAARVEDVYSLVHQTMSQPHVKDYVPFSWNTMVHVKSEHFKALSHYFAAIALCDCPAPSDAELLEQEKAFLQFHVTMPEGPSLRVLLQDPEERRKLGKAHLKKAIMKHEEAMRIHGLCKILRKMDILQEVLSFAHKRSLGKYSEIDHEEDFFETGEAPDIHPKTHQKPEIKSPNFSQVKVTDLFHRLGPLSVFSAKNKWYPARRVHLMRGENGFGFTLRGDSPVLIAGVIPGGCAAEAGLKEGDYIISVNGKDCKWSKHAEVVQLLKSTGKEGVDIGVITLQGSECPKAVDRKAAAMSSGAGMLKSNKENSRKSLMNSKSASTLLVWGKKSKRSKKSTYSGVPFTAVGDNEPMY; encoded by the exons atggcttcccactgccggagggcagggacagatgaG GGCCACCAGCAACCACAAGGTGAAGGAAACGGTGGCTCTGGAGCTGAGCTACGTCAACTCcaacctgcagctcctgaaggaggagctggaggagctcaaCAGCAGCGTGGATGTGTACCAGAACGACAG GCCATGCGCACCCCGAGCCGCAACGAGGCGGGACTGGAGCTCCTGATGGAATATTACAACCAGCTCTACTTCCTGGACAGCCGGTTCTTCCCTCCCACCAAAACCTTGGGCGTCTTCTTCCACTG gtaCGACTCCCTGACGGGGGTCCCGTCCCACCAGAGGGCTCTGGCCTTCGAGAAGGGAAGCGTCCTCTTCAACCTCGGAGCGCTGCACACGCAGATCGGAGCGCGGCAGGACCGCGCCTCCCTGCCCGGCCTCAACCAGGCCATCGATGCCTTCCAGAAGGCGGCTG gtGCCTTTAACTACTTGAAGGAAAACTTCTCCAACGCTCCCAGCCTGGACATGAGTGCGGCCTCCCTGACCATGCTGGTGAGGCTGATGGTGGCGCAGGTCCAGGAGTGCGTCTTCGAGAAGATGACCCTGCTGCGTGCCCAGAATGACTTCCTGGCCCGCCTGCAGCTGGCTCAGGAGGCAGCAAGG GTGGAAGATGTTTATTCCCTGGTGCACCAGACCATGAGCCAGCCCCACGTCAAGGATTACGTTCCCTTCTCCTGGAACACCATGGTCCACGTCAAGTCGGAGCATTTCAAAGCCCTCTCCCATTATTTCGCTGCCATTGCCCTCTGCGACTGCCCCG CTCCCTCAGATGccgagctgctggagcaggagaaggcttTCCTGCAATTCCATGTCACCATGCCAGAGGGGCCGTCGCTTCgtgtcctgctgcaggatcccgaggagaggaggaagctgG GCAAAGCTCACCTCAAAAAAGCCATCATGAAGCACGAGGAAGCCATGAGGATCCATGGACTGTGCAAGATCCTAAGGAAGATGGACATCCTGCAGGAGGTCCTGTCCTTCGCCCACAAACGCTCCCTGGGCAAATATTCCGAGATCGACCACGAGGAGGATTTCTTTGAGACGGGAGAGGCTCCGGACATCCATC cCAAAACGCACCAGAAACCCGAAATCAAATCCCCCAACTTCTCCCAGGTGAAGGTGACCGACCTCTTCCACAGGCTG GGCCCCCTCTCGGTGTTCTCAGCCAAGAACAAGTGGTATCCAGCTCGGAGAGTCCACCTGATGAGAGGAGAGAACGGCTTTGGCTTCACCCTGCGAGGAGACTCCCCCGTCCTCATTGCCGGGGTCATCCCGGGGGGCTGCGCTGCT GAAGCCGGGCTGAAGGAGGGGGACTACATCATCTCCGTGAATGGCAAGGACTGCAAGTGGTCCAAGCACGCCGAGGTTGTCCAGCTGCTGAAGAGCACCGGGAAGGAGGGCGTGGACATCGGAGTCATCACCCTGCAGGGCTCGGAGTGTCCCAAAGCC GTGGACAGGAAGGCGGCGGCGATGTCGTCGGGAGCCGGGATGCTGAAGAGCAACAAGGAGAACAGCAGGAAGAGCCTGATGAACAGCAAGAGCGCCAGCACGCTGCTGGTGTGGGGCAAGAAGAGCAAGAGGAGCAAGAAGAGCACCTACAGCGGTGTCCCCTTCACCGCCGTGGGCGACAACGAGCCCATGTACTGA
- the RHPN1 gene encoding rhophilin-1 isoform X4, which produces MRMRAGAENLFRATSNHKVKETVALELSYVNSNLQLLKEELEELNSSVDVYQNDSESISVPMIPLGLKETKELDLLAPLKDFISEHYGEEGVLFEKEIKEFMELRQAMRTPSRNEAGLELLMEYYNQLYFLDSRFFPPTKTLGVFFHWYDSLTGVPSHQRALAFEKGSVLFNLGALHTQIGARQDRASLPGLNQAIDAFQKAAGAFNYLKENFSNAPSLDMSAASLTMLVRLMVAQVQECVFEKMTLLRAQNDFLARLQLAQEAARVEDVYSLVHQTMSQPHVKDYVPFSWNTMVHVKSEHFKALSHYFAAIALCDCPAPSDAELLEQEKAFLQFHVTMPEGPSLRVLLQDPEERRKLGKAHLKKAIMKHEEAMRIHGLCKILRKMDILQEVLSFAHKRSLGKYSEIDHEEDFFETGEAPDIHPKTHQKPEIKSPNFSQVKVTDLFHRLGPLSVFSAKNKWYPARRVHLMRGENGFGFTLRGDSPVLIAGVIPGGCAAEAGLKEGDYIISVNGKDCKWSKHAEVVQLLKSTGKEGVDIGVITLQGSECPKAVDRKAAAMSSGAGMLKSNKENSRKSLMNSKSASTLLVWGKKSKRSKKSTYSGVPFTAVGDNEPMY; this is translated from the exons GGCCACCAGCAACCACAAGGTGAAGGAAACGGTGGCTCTGGAGCTGAGCTACGTCAACTCcaacctgcagctcctgaaggaggagctggaggagctcaaCAGCAGCGTGGATGTGTACCAGAACGACAG TGAATCCATCAGCGTTCCCATGATCCCTCTGGGACTCAAGGAGACCAAGGAGCTGGATTTGCTGGCACCGCTCAAG GATTTCATCAGTGAGCACTATGGGGAGGAGGGCGTCCTGTTTGAAAAGGAAATCAAGGAATTCATGGAGCTGCGGCAG GCCATGCGCACCCCGAGCCGCAACGAGGCGGGACTGGAGCTCCTGATGGAATATTACAACCAGCTCTACTTCCTGGACAGCCGGTTCTTCCCTCCCACCAAAACCTTGGGCGTCTTCTTCCACTG gtaCGACTCCCTGACGGGGGTCCCGTCCCACCAGAGGGCTCTGGCCTTCGAGAAGGGAAGCGTCCTCTTCAACCTCGGAGCGCTGCACACGCAGATCGGAGCGCGGCAGGACCGCGCCTCCCTGCCCGGCCTCAACCAGGCCATCGATGCCTTCCAGAAGGCGGCTG gtGCCTTTAACTACTTGAAGGAAAACTTCTCCAACGCTCCCAGCCTGGACATGAGTGCGGCCTCCCTGACCATGCTGGTGAGGCTGATGGTGGCGCAGGTCCAGGAGTGCGTCTTCGAGAAGATGACCCTGCTGCGTGCCCAGAATGACTTCCTGGCCCGCCTGCAGCTGGCTCAGGAGGCAGCAAGG GTGGAAGATGTTTATTCCCTGGTGCACCAGACCATGAGCCAGCCCCACGTCAAGGATTACGTTCCCTTCTCCTGGAACACCATGGTCCACGTCAAGTCGGAGCATTTCAAAGCCCTCTCCCATTATTTCGCTGCCATTGCCCTCTGCGACTGCCCCG CTCCCTCAGATGccgagctgctggagcaggagaaggcttTCCTGCAATTCCATGTCACCATGCCAGAGGGGCCGTCGCTTCgtgtcctgctgcaggatcccgaggagaggaggaagctgG GCAAAGCTCACCTCAAAAAAGCCATCATGAAGCACGAGGAAGCCATGAGGATCCATGGACTGTGCAAGATCCTAAGGAAGATGGACATCCTGCAGGAGGTCCTGTCCTTCGCCCACAAACGCTCCCTGGGCAAATATTCCGAGATCGACCACGAGGAGGATTTCTTTGAGACGGGAGAGGCTCCGGACATCCATC cCAAAACGCACCAGAAACCCGAAATCAAATCCCCCAACTTCTCCCAGGTGAAGGTGACCGACCTCTTCCACAGGCTG GGCCCCCTCTCGGTGTTCTCAGCCAAGAACAAGTGGTATCCAGCTCGGAGAGTCCACCTGATGAGAGGAGAGAACGGCTTTGGCTTCACCCTGCGAGGAGACTCCCCCGTCCTCATTGCCGGGGTCATCCCGGGGGGCTGCGCTGCT GAAGCCGGGCTGAAGGAGGGGGACTACATCATCTCCGTGAATGGCAAGGACTGCAAGTGGTCCAAGCACGCCGAGGTTGTCCAGCTGCTGAAGAGCACCGGGAAGGAGGGCGTGGACATCGGAGTCATCACCCTGCAGGGCTCGGAGTGTCCCAAAGCC GTGGACAGGAAGGCGGCGGCGATGTCGTCGGGAGCCGGGATGCTGAAGAGCAACAAGGAGAACAGCAGGAAGAGCCTGATGAACAGCAAGAGCGCCAGCACGCTGCTGGTGTGGGGCAAGAAGAGCAAGAGGAGCAAGAAGAGCACCTACAGCGGTGTCCCCTTCACCGCCGTGGGCGACAACGAGCCCATGTACTGA
- the RHPN1 gene encoding rhophilin-1 isoform X5 produces MRATSNHKVKETVALELSYVNSNLQLLKEELEELNSSVDVYQNDSESISVPMIPLGLKETKELDLLAPLKDFISEHYGEEGVLFEKEIKEFMELRQAMRTPSRNEAGLELLMEYYNQLYFLDSRFFPPTKTLGVFFHWYDSLTGVPSHQRALAFEKGSVLFNLGALHTQIGARQDRASLPGLNQAIDAFQKAAGAFNYLKENFSNAPSLDMSAASLTMLVRLMVAQVQECVFEKMTLLRAQNDFLARLQLAQEAARVEDVYSLVHQTMSQPHVKDYVPFSWNTMVHVKSEHFKALSHYFAAIALCDCPAPSDAELLEQEKAFLQFHVTMPEGPSLRVLLQDPEERRKLGKAHLKKAIMKHEEAMRIHGLCKILRKMDILQEVLSFAHKRSLGKYSEIDHEEDFFETGEAPDIHPKTHQKPEIKSPNFSQVKVTDLFHRLGPLSVFSAKNKWYPARRVHLMRGENGFGFTLRGDSPVLIAGVIPGGCAAEAGLKEGDYIISVNGKDCKWSKHAEVVQLLKSTGKEGVDIGVITLQGSECPKAVDRKAAAMSSGAGMLKSNKENSRKSLMNSKSASTLLVWGKKSKRSKKSTYSGVPFTAVGDNEPMY; encoded by the exons atgaG GGCCACCAGCAACCACAAGGTGAAGGAAACGGTGGCTCTGGAGCTGAGCTACGTCAACTCcaacctgcagctcctgaaggaggagctggaggagctcaaCAGCAGCGTGGATGTGTACCAGAACGACAG TGAATCCATCAGCGTTCCCATGATCCCTCTGGGACTCAAGGAGACCAAGGAGCTGGATTTGCTGGCACCGCTCAAG GATTTCATCAGTGAGCACTATGGGGAGGAGGGCGTCCTGTTTGAAAAGGAAATCAAGGAATTCATGGAGCTGCGGCAG GCCATGCGCACCCCGAGCCGCAACGAGGCGGGACTGGAGCTCCTGATGGAATATTACAACCAGCTCTACTTCCTGGACAGCCGGTTCTTCCCTCCCACCAAAACCTTGGGCGTCTTCTTCCACTG gtaCGACTCCCTGACGGGGGTCCCGTCCCACCAGAGGGCTCTGGCCTTCGAGAAGGGAAGCGTCCTCTTCAACCTCGGAGCGCTGCACACGCAGATCGGAGCGCGGCAGGACCGCGCCTCCCTGCCCGGCCTCAACCAGGCCATCGATGCCTTCCAGAAGGCGGCTG gtGCCTTTAACTACTTGAAGGAAAACTTCTCCAACGCTCCCAGCCTGGACATGAGTGCGGCCTCCCTGACCATGCTGGTGAGGCTGATGGTGGCGCAGGTCCAGGAGTGCGTCTTCGAGAAGATGACCCTGCTGCGTGCCCAGAATGACTTCCTGGCCCGCCTGCAGCTGGCTCAGGAGGCAGCAAGG GTGGAAGATGTTTATTCCCTGGTGCACCAGACCATGAGCCAGCCCCACGTCAAGGATTACGTTCCCTTCTCCTGGAACACCATGGTCCACGTCAAGTCGGAGCATTTCAAAGCCCTCTCCCATTATTTCGCTGCCATTGCCCTCTGCGACTGCCCCG CTCCCTCAGATGccgagctgctggagcaggagaaggcttTCCTGCAATTCCATGTCACCATGCCAGAGGGGCCGTCGCTTCgtgtcctgctgcaggatcccgaggagaggaggaagctgG GCAAAGCTCACCTCAAAAAAGCCATCATGAAGCACGAGGAAGCCATGAGGATCCATGGACTGTGCAAGATCCTAAGGAAGATGGACATCCTGCAGGAGGTCCTGTCCTTCGCCCACAAACGCTCCCTGGGCAAATATTCCGAGATCGACCACGAGGAGGATTTCTTTGAGACGGGAGAGGCTCCGGACATCCATC cCAAAACGCACCAGAAACCCGAAATCAAATCCCCCAACTTCTCCCAGGTGAAGGTGACCGACCTCTTCCACAGGCTG GGCCCCCTCTCGGTGTTCTCAGCCAAGAACAAGTGGTATCCAGCTCGGAGAGTCCACCTGATGAGAGGAGAGAACGGCTTTGGCTTCACCCTGCGAGGAGACTCCCCCGTCCTCATTGCCGGGGTCATCCCGGGGGGCTGCGCTGCT GAAGCCGGGCTGAAGGAGGGGGACTACATCATCTCCGTGAATGGCAAGGACTGCAAGTGGTCCAAGCACGCCGAGGTTGTCCAGCTGCTGAAGAGCACCGGGAAGGAGGGCGTGGACATCGGAGTCATCACCCTGCAGGGCTCGGAGTGTCCCAAAGCC GTGGACAGGAAGGCGGCGGCGATGTCGTCGGGAGCCGGGATGCTGAAGAGCAACAAGGAGAACAGCAGGAAGAGCCTGATGAACAGCAAGAGCGCCAGCACGCTGCTGGTGTGGGGCAAGAAGAGCAAGAGGAGCAAGAAGAGCACCTACAGCGGTGTCCCCTTCACCGCCGTGGGCGACAACGAGCCCATGTACTGA
- the RHPN1 gene encoding rhophilin-1 isoform X6, protein MREHLDWSQPKVKLHWRWSRNGQGEGGSGAGIPGCSTAGHQQPQGEGNGGSGAELRQLQPAAPEGGAGGAQQQRGCVPERQAMRTPSRNEAGLELLMEYYNQLYFLDSRFFPPTKTLGVFFHWYDSLTGVPSHQRALAFEKGSVLFNLGALHTQIGARQDRASLPGLNQAIDAFQKAAGAFNYLKENFSNAPSLDMSAASLTMLVRLMVAQVQECVFEKMTLLRAQNDFLARLQLAQEAARVEDVYSLVHQTMSQPHVKDYVPFSWNTMVHVKSEHFKALSHYFAAIALCDCPAPSDAELLEQEKAFLQFHVTMPEGPSLRVLLQDPEERRKLGKAHLKKAIMKHEEAMRIHGLCKILRKMDILQEVLSFAHKRSLGKYSEIDHEEDFFETGEAPDIHPKTHQKPEIKSPNFSQVKVTDLFHRLGPLSVFSAKNKWYPARRVHLMRGENGFGFTLRGDSPVLIAGVIPGGCAAEAGLKEGDYIISVNGKDCKWSKHAEVVQLLKSTGKEGVDIGVITLQGSECPKAVDRKAAAMSSGAGMLKSNKENSRKSLMNSKSASTLLVWGKKSKRSKKSTYSGVPFTAVGDNEPMY, encoded by the exons ATGAGGGAGCACCTGGACTGGTCACAGCCCAAGGTGAAGCTGCACTGGAGGTGGAGCAGGAATGGGCAGGGGGAAGGTGGCTCTggagcaggaattcctggatgcagcactgca GGCCACCAGCAACCACAAGGTGAAGGAAACGGTGGCTCTGGAGCTGAGCTACGTCAACTCcaacctgcagctcctgaaggaggagctggaggagctcaaCAGCAGCGTGGATGTGTACCAGAACGACAG GCCATGCGCACCCCGAGCCGCAACGAGGCGGGACTGGAGCTCCTGATGGAATATTACAACCAGCTCTACTTCCTGGACAGCCGGTTCTTCCCTCCCACCAAAACCTTGGGCGTCTTCTTCCACTG gtaCGACTCCCTGACGGGGGTCCCGTCCCACCAGAGGGCTCTGGCCTTCGAGAAGGGAAGCGTCCTCTTCAACCTCGGAGCGCTGCACACGCAGATCGGAGCGCGGCAGGACCGCGCCTCCCTGCCCGGCCTCAACCAGGCCATCGATGCCTTCCAGAAGGCGGCTG gtGCCTTTAACTACTTGAAGGAAAACTTCTCCAACGCTCCCAGCCTGGACATGAGTGCGGCCTCCCTGACCATGCTGGTGAGGCTGATGGTGGCGCAGGTCCAGGAGTGCGTCTTCGAGAAGATGACCCTGCTGCGTGCCCAGAATGACTTCCTGGCCCGCCTGCAGCTGGCTCAGGAGGCAGCAAGG GTGGAAGATGTTTATTCCCTGGTGCACCAGACCATGAGCCAGCCCCACGTCAAGGATTACGTTCCCTTCTCCTGGAACACCATGGTCCACGTCAAGTCGGAGCATTTCAAAGCCCTCTCCCATTATTTCGCTGCCATTGCCCTCTGCGACTGCCCCG CTCCCTCAGATGccgagctgctggagcaggagaaggcttTCCTGCAATTCCATGTCACCATGCCAGAGGGGCCGTCGCTTCgtgtcctgctgcaggatcccgaggagaggaggaagctgG GCAAAGCTCACCTCAAAAAAGCCATCATGAAGCACGAGGAAGCCATGAGGATCCATGGACTGTGCAAGATCCTAAGGAAGATGGACATCCTGCAGGAGGTCCTGTCCTTCGCCCACAAACGCTCCCTGGGCAAATATTCCGAGATCGACCACGAGGAGGATTTCTTTGAGACGGGAGAGGCTCCGGACATCCATC cCAAAACGCACCAGAAACCCGAAATCAAATCCCCCAACTTCTCCCAGGTGAAGGTGACCGACCTCTTCCACAGGCTG GGCCCCCTCTCGGTGTTCTCAGCCAAGAACAAGTGGTATCCAGCTCGGAGAGTCCACCTGATGAGAGGAGAGAACGGCTTTGGCTTCACCCTGCGAGGAGACTCCCCCGTCCTCATTGCCGGGGTCATCCCGGGGGGCTGCGCTGCT GAAGCCGGGCTGAAGGAGGGGGACTACATCATCTCCGTGAATGGCAAGGACTGCAAGTGGTCCAAGCACGCCGAGGTTGTCCAGCTGCTGAAGAGCACCGGGAAGGAGGGCGTGGACATCGGAGTCATCACCCTGCAGGGCTCGGAGTGTCCCAAAGCC GTGGACAGGAAGGCGGCGGCGATGTCGTCGGGAGCCGGGATGCTGAAGAGCAACAAGGAGAACAGCAGGAAGAGCCTGATGAACAGCAAGAGCGCCAGCACGCTGCTGGTGTGGGGCAAGAAGAGCAAGAGGAGCAAGAAGAGCACCTACAGCGGTGTCCCCTTCACCGCCGTGGGCGACAACGAGCCCATGTACTGA
- the RHPN1 gene encoding rhophilin-1 isoform X3, with protein sequence MGRGKVALEQEFLDAALQATSNHKVKETVALELSYVNSNLQLLKEELEELNSSVDVYQNDSESISVPMIPLGLKETKELDLLAPLKDFISEHYGEEGVLFEKEIKEFMELRQAMRTPSRNEAGLELLMEYYNQLYFLDSRFFPPTKTLGVFFHWYDSLTGVPSHQRALAFEKGSVLFNLGALHTQIGARQDRASLPGLNQAIDAFQKAAGAFNYLKENFSNAPSLDMSAASLTMLVRLMVAQVQECVFEKMTLLRAQNDFLARLQLAQEAARVEDVYSLVHQTMSQPHVKDYVPFSWNTMVHVKSEHFKALSHYFAAIALCDCPAPSDAELLEQEKAFLQFHVTMPEGPSLRVLLQDPEERRKLGKAHLKKAIMKHEEAMRIHGLCKILRKMDILQEVLSFAHKRSLGKYSEIDHEEDFFETGEAPDIHPKTHQKPEIKSPNFSQVKVTDLFHRLGPLSVFSAKNKWYPARRVHLMRGENGFGFTLRGDSPVLIAGVIPGGCAAEAGLKEGDYIISVNGKDCKWSKHAEVVQLLKSTGKEGVDIGVITLQGSECPKAVDRKAAAMSSGAGMLKSNKENSRKSLMNSKSASTLLVWGKKSKRSKKSTYSGVPFTAVGDNEPMY encoded by the exons ATGGGCAGGGGGAAGGTGGCTCTggagcaggaattcctggatgcagcactgca GGCCACCAGCAACCACAAGGTGAAGGAAACGGTGGCTCTGGAGCTGAGCTACGTCAACTCcaacctgcagctcctgaaggaggagctggaggagctcaaCAGCAGCGTGGATGTGTACCAGAACGACAG TGAATCCATCAGCGTTCCCATGATCCCTCTGGGACTCAAGGAGACCAAGGAGCTGGATTTGCTGGCACCGCTCAAG GATTTCATCAGTGAGCACTATGGGGAGGAGGGCGTCCTGTTTGAAAAGGAAATCAAGGAATTCATGGAGCTGCGGCAG GCCATGCGCACCCCGAGCCGCAACGAGGCGGGACTGGAGCTCCTGATGGAATATTACAACCAGCTCTACTTCCTGGACAGCCGGTTCTTCCCTCCCACCAAAACCTTGGGCGTCTTCTTCCACTG gtaCGACTCCCTGACGGGGGTCCCGTCCCACCAGAGGGCTCTGGCCTTCGAGAAGGGAAGCGTCCTCTTCAACCTCGGAGCGCTGCACACGCAGATCGGAGCGCGGCAGGACCGCGCCTCCCTGCCCGGCCTCAACCAGGCCATCGATGCCTTCCAGAAGGCGGCTG gtGCCTTTAACTACTTGAAGGAAAACTTCTCCAACGCTCCCAGCCTGGACATGAGTGCGGCCTCCCTGACCATGCTGGTGAGGCTGATGGTGGCGCAGGTCCAGGAGTGCGTCTTCGAGAAGATGACCCTGCTGCGTGCCCAGAATGACTTCCTGGCCCGCCTGCAGCTGGCTCAGGAGGCAGCAAGG GTGGAAGATGTTTATTCCCTGGTGCACCAGACCATGAGCCAGCCCCACGTCAAGGATTACGTTCCCTTCTCCTGGAACACCATGGTCCACGTCAAGTCGGAGCATTTCAAAGCCCTCTCCCATTATTTCGCTGCCATTGCCCTCTGCGACTGCCCCG CTCCCTCAGATGccgagctgctggagcaggagaaggcttTCCTGCAATTCCATGTCACCATGCCAGAGGGGCCGTCGCTTCgtgtcctgctgcaggatcccgaggagaggaggaagctgG GCAAAGCTCACCTCAAAAAAGCCATCATGAAGCACGAGGAAGCCATGAGGATCCATGGACTGTGCAAGATCCTAAGGAAGATGGACATCCTGCAGGAGGTCCTGTCCTTCGCCCACAAACGCTCCCTGGGCAAATATTCCGAGATCGACCACGAGGAGGATTTCTTTGAGACGGGAGAGGCTCCGGACATCCATC cCAAAACGCACCAGAAACCCGAAATCAAATCCCCCAACTTCTCCCAGGTGAAGGTGACCGACCTCTTCCACAGGCTG GGCCCCCTCTCGGTGTTCTCAGCCAAGAACAAGTGGTATCCAGCTCGGAGAGTCCACCTGATGAGAGGAGAGAACGGCTTTGGCTTCACCCTGCGAGGAGACTCCCCCGTCCTCATTGCCGGGGTCATCCCGGGGGGCTGCGCTGCT GAAGCCGGGCTGAAGGAGGGGGACTACATCATCTCCGTGAATGGCAAGGACTGCAAGTGGTCCAAGCACGCCGAGGTTGTCCAGCTGCTGAAGAGCACCGGGAAGGAGGGCGTGGACATCGGAGTCATCACCCTGCAGGGCTCGGAGTGTCCCAAAGCC GTGGACAGGAAGGCGGCGGCGATGTCGTCGGGAGCCGGGATGCTGAAGAGCAACAAGGAGAACAGCAGGAAGAGCCTGATGAACAGCAAGAGCGCCAGCACGCTGCTGGTGTGGGGCAAGAAGAGCAAGAGGAGCAAGAAGAGCACCTACAGCGGTGTCCCCTTCACCGCCGTGGGCGACAACGAGCCCATGTACTGA